From the Polyangiaceae bacterium genome, one window contains:
- a CDS encoding CehA/McbA family metallohydrolase, translated as MLAFALISLRARAFPSLGASAAALALLITSFAACPPPSTPGALPATQSSRGGVSVWRERASAKDGRKKRREGDWVMQSPHLRALIGAPASAQAGDLLGLAYQSWSNDALERASTVVAIQGRPVALRTVSVELDDSGETPALRVVRKAEAHGFTLVTRYSLASSVSELQVESELSATRELSGVQLGDRAYWFGEAPFVPGSGFIESASRVSGPFSLLASRKVTYVRFAPERLEWETHASGAQRIQTAWLPARRLGAQQTLAWKRTYLVGPADRALAAARGWAARGVALGQLRISLSSASAWAIVEVRSDRHGVVFIGPPRADGQLALEVPADRYRVVVHAPGGRDEAALVVRQGDVASARLIVPKPSKLAFEIRDERGEAVPVRLDVRGTGGTPDPMLGPPHLAAGARTNVYSATGSGEVALPKGRYRVTISHGLDHDIATREAEVTSADGAILRHVLPRVLDTSTHLACDFHLHAAPSGDSAIPLSDRVVSLVAEGVQFAVATDHNHVTDYAPAVRALESSAALATEIGAEVTTARWGHFNVFPWPKAEPLPDVYAPPIDLFAALRIAAPGVIVQVNHPRMPVDIGYFDLAQLDTSTGVAKRAGYSSDFDTIEVFNGFELDTPAVVEKNLADFMALVRMGRRVTAVGNSDSHRLDTQYAGYPRTYVEVGEDAAPLGERVAAALRGGRAYVTNGPTLDFTVNGGHSGDRLQTERVEADVLVRVNAAAWVPVNRAEIWVNGVMTERVAIASTSVERVVHSARVPLSIGNNFVMVIVRGSTPLPNLNGLRATAFAFTNPVYVERR; from the coding sequence GTGCTAGCGTTCGCGCTCATCTCCTTGCGCGCCCGTGCTTTCCCATCCCTTGGTGCCTCGGCCGCCGCCTTGGCGTTGCTGATCACTAGCTTTGCTGCCTGCCCGCCTCCGTCGACGCCAGGCGCTCTGCCTGCGACGCAGTCGAGTCGGGGCGGAGTCAGTGTGTGGCGTGAGCGCGCCAGCGCGAAGGACGGCCGCAAGAAGCGTCGAGAGGGCGACTGGGTCATGCAGTCTCCGCACCTGCGCGCATTGATCGGCGCGCCCGCGTCCGCGCAGGCGGGGGACTTGTTGGGGCTCGCCTATCAGAGCTGGAGCAACGACGCCCTCGAACGCGCCAGCACCGTGGTCGCGATTCAGGGGCGACCCGTTGCGCTTCGCACTGTTTCGGTCGAGCTTGACGACAGCGGTGAGACGCCGGCGCTGCGCGTCGTGCGCAAGGCCGAAGCTCACGGCTTCACCCTGGTGACGCGCTACTCGCTCGCGTCGAGTGTATCCGAGCTCCAAGTAGAGTCCGAGCTGAGCGCGACGCGAGAGCTTTCTGGCGTGCAACTCGGAGATCGTGCCTATTGGTTTGGTGAAGCGCCCTTCGTACCAGGGAGCGGATTCATCGAGTCGGCTTCCCGCGTTTCAGGCCCCTTCAGCCTGCTAGCGAGTCGCAAGGTCACCTACGTACGCTTCGCCCCGGAGCGCCTGGAGTGGGAAACCCACGCGAGTGGTGCCCAGCGCATCCAGACCGCGTGGTTGCCCGCGCGACGATTGGGCGCGCAACAGACGCTGGCCTGGAAACGCACGTATCTAGTCGGTCCTGCGGATCGCGCGCTGGCCGCTGCGCGCGGTTGGGCCGCGCGCGGAGTGGCGCTCGGGCAGTTGCGGATCAGTCTGTCGAGTGCCAGCGCCTGGGCAATCGTGGAGGTCCGCTCGGACCGACACGGCGTCGTGTTCATCGGTCCACCCCGGGCCGACGGACAGCTCGCTCTCGAAGTGCCGGCGGATCGCTATCGGGTCGTCGTGCATGCGCCAGGTGGACGCGACGAGGCCGCTCTGGTCGTGCGGCAAGGAGACGTTGCTTCCGCGCGACTGATCGTGCCGAAGCCGTCCAAGCTCGCCTTCGAGATACGCGACGAGCGCGGTGAGGCGGTGCCCGTGCGCTTGGACGTTCGCGGTACTGGAGGCACGCCAGATCCGATGTTGGGACCGCCTCACTTGGCGGCTGGCGCGCGCACCAACGTGTATTCCGCCACGGGCAGCGGCGAAGTGGCGCTGCCCAAGGGGCGATATCGTGTGACGATCTCTCATGGCCTGGATCACGACATCGCGACGCGCGAGGCAGAAGTCACGAGCGCCGACGGCGCCATCCTGCGACACGTGCTCCCGCGCGTTCTGGACACGTCCACGCACCTGGCCTGTGACTTCCACCTGCACGCGGCCCCCAGCGGCGACTCGGCGATCCCGCTCTCCGATCGTGTCGTGTCCCTGGTGGCCGAGGGCGTGCAGTTCGCGGTGGCCACGGACCACAATCACGTGACGGACTACGCGCCGGCAGTGCGCGCGTTGGAAAGCAGCGCCGCGCTTGCGACCGAGATCGGCGCCGAGGTGACGACCGCGCGCTGGGGCCACTTCAACGTCTTCCCCTGGCCGAAGGCCGAGCCGCTCCCAGACGTCTACGCGCCCCCCATCGATCTGTTTGCAGCGCTACGCATCGCGGCGCCGGGTGTCATCGTGCAGGTGAACCACCCGCGCATGCCCGTGGACATCGGCTACTTCGATCTGGCCCAGCTCGACACCAGCACCGGGGTCGCAAAGCGTGCGGGGTATTCGTCCGACTTCGACACCATCGAAGTGTTCAACGGTTTCGAGCTGGATACCCCCGCCGTGGTGGAGAAGAACCTAGCGGACTTCATGGCGCTGGTTCGCATGGGGCGTCGCGTCACCGCCGTGGGCAACAGCGATTCGCATCGTTTGGACACTCAGTATGCGGGCTACCCCCGCACCTACGTGGAGGTTGGCGAGGACGCGGCTCCCCTCGGCGAGCGCGTCGCCGCCGCGCTGCGCGGCGGCCGCGCCTACGTGACGAACGGACCCACCTTGGACTTCACGGTCAATGGTGGGCACTCGGGGGATCGCCTACAGACCGAGCGCGTCGAGGCGGATGTACTCGTGCGCGTCAACGCCGCCGCCTGGGTGCCCGTGAACCGCGCGGAAATTTGGGTCAATGGCGTCATGACGGAGCGCGTCGCGATCGCGTCCACCTCCGTGGAACGTGTGGTGCACAGCGCGCGAGTGCCTCTCTCCATCGGGAACAACTTCGTGATGGTCATCGTGCGCGGCTCGACGCCGCTGCCGAACCTCAACGGCCTTCGCGCAACGGCCTTTGCTTTCACCAATCCGGTGTATGTCGAGCGGCGCTGA
- a CDS encoding NAD(P)-dependent alcohol dehydrogenase, with the protein MKAIVIDGGFGLEHLRLVERPDPALGPGQIRLSMRAASLNFRDLLMAQGAYNPKQPLPLIPASDGVGEVVELGAEVEDVKVGDRVCPIFAQGWLSGTPNKSMLRTTLGGPRDGTLCESMVVSAAAVVRVPDFLSDEAAATLPCAAVTAWSALVTLGRLRAGQVVLTQGTGGVAIFALQIAKLMGARVIVTSKSDEKLERARGLGADDIINYRQEPQWGRRARELTAGVGVDHVIEVGGGGTLGESLRAVRPGGTISVIGVLSGTTSDVNLLPLLMQNVRMQGVIVGHRESFEALVAAVAQARLQPVVDRVFSLDETRAAFDHMASANHFGKIVVRIR; encoded by the coding sequence ATGAAGGCGATCGTCATCGATGGTGGATTCGGACTGGAGCACCTCAGGCTGGTCGAACGGCCCGACCCCGCTCTGGGTCCCGGGCAGATTCGTCTGAGCATGCGCGCGGCGTCGCTGAATTTCCGCGACTTGCTCATGGCGCAGGGCGCCTATAACCCCAAGCAACCCCTGCCATTGATCCCGGCGTCCGATGGCGTCGGAGAAGTCGTCGAACTCGGAGCAGAGGTGGAAGACGTGAAGGTCGGCGATCGAGTTTGCCCGATCTTCGCCCAAGGTTGGCTGTCCGGGACGCCGAACAAGTCCATGCTGCGCACGACCCTGGGGGGCCCGCGCGATGGAACCTTGTGTGAGAGCATGGTGGTCAGCGCTGCCGCGGTGGTCCGCGTGCCTGACTTCTTGAGCGACGAGGCGGCAGCGACGCTACCTTGCGCAGCGGTAACGGCTTGGAGCGCGCTCGTCACACTGGGGCGGCTACGTGCGGGACAAGTCGTGCTCACCCAGGGCACGGGCGGCGTAGCCATCTTTGCACTGCAGATCGCCAAGCTGATGGGCGCGCGCGTGATTGTCACCAGCAAAAGCGACGAAAAGCTGGAGCGCGCGCGGGGCCTTGGAGCCGACGACATCATCAATTATCGCCAGGAACCGCAATGGGGTCGCCGCGCGCGCGAGCTGACCGCAGGCGTCGGCGTCGACCATGTGATCGAGGTTGGCGGAGGCGGCACCTTGGGAGAGTCCCTCCGCGCCGTCCGGCCCGGCGGAACCATCAGCGTGATCGGCGTGCTCAGCGGCACGACGAGTGACGTGAATCTACTTCCCTTGCTGATGCAAAACGTGCGCATGCAGGGCGTCATCGTCGGCCATCGAGAGAGCTTCGAGGCGCTGGTGGCTGCGGTCGCGCAAGCCAGGCTGCAGCCAGTCGTGGACCGCGTCTTTTCCTTGGACGAAACGCGTGCGGCCTTCGACCACATGGCGTCCGCCAATCACTTCGGCAAGATCGTCGTCCGCATCCGCTGA
- a CDS encoding polysaccharide deacetylase family protein — translation MRAALILIALVPWSFGDSAPSMARLGPSVAVAAEVVSPRPPRGVEKVDVEPRAQLVAFAPQGERVPVGEALRIEISEPVKDGELQVTVDPPTPTRRRWLTPRVLNVEPLSNWRQGRAHRVSVGVAGRPHVELTFRTLVPEPFVITPGEDKRAILTFDDGPHRRRQADQILDMLAKHDAKAIFFPTGKWARARPDWVERAVKEGHWVCNHTYSHRNLTKPPITEAMIEFEILNGAGDGHCKLFRPPLMAVDARVERIVARLGYRMFLWDVDSRDWEDTPAPDVENRVLGQIKPDDVVLLHIHAEGTHQALPRILERLIDAGYRPTFAPRDASDVGEGRIGLGQLPIPSPALLD, via the coding sequence GTGCGAGCTGCGTTGATCCTCATTGCCCTGGTGCCCTGGTCCTTCGGTGATAGCGCGCCGAGCATGGCACGGCTGGGTCCGTCCGTCGCGGTCGCGGCGGAGGTCGTGAGCCCGCGCCCGCCTCGCGGTGTCGAGAAGGTGGACGTCGAGCCCAGAGCGCAATTGGTCGCCTTTGCGCCTCAGGGCGAACGCGTTCCCGTTGGCGAAGCATTGCGCATCGAGATTTCCGAGCCCGTCAAAGACGGCGAGCTACAAGTGACGGTGGATCCGCCCACGCCGACGCGCCGGCGCTGGCTGACGCCGCGCGTGCTCAACGTCGAACCGCTATCGAACTGGCGGCAAGGTCGCGCGCACCGCGTGAGCGTTGGAGTGGCGGGTCGCCCGCACGTAGAGCTGACCTTTCGCACGCTGGTGCCCGAGCCCTTCGTGATCACCCCGGGCGAAGACAAGCGAGCGATTCTGACCTTCGATGACGGTCCGCACCGGCGGCGTCAGGCAGATCAGATTCTAGACATGTTGGCCAAGCACGATGCGAAGGCCATCTTCTTTCCGACCGGCAAGTGGGCGCGCGCGCGGCCGGACTGGGTGGAGCGAGCGGTGAAGGAAGGCCACTGGGTGTGCAATCACACCTACAGTCATCGCAACCTGACCAAGCCCCCGATCACCGAAGCGATGATCGAGTTCGAGATCCTCAACGGCGCCGGCGATGGGCACTGCAAGCTGTTCCGGCCCCCGCTGATGGCCGTCGACGCGCGCGTCGAGCGTATCGTCGCGCGCCTGGGCTACCGCATGTTCCTCTGGGATGTGGACAGTCGAGACTGGGAGGACACGCCCGCGCCGGATGTGGAAAACCGAGTCTTGGGCCAGATCAAGCCAGACGACGTGGTGCTGCTGCATATTCACGCCGAGGGCACACACCAAGCGTTGCCGCGAATTCTGGAGCGTCTCATCGACGCAGGCTATCGGCCCACCTTCGCGCCGCGGGACGCGTCTGATGTAGGTGAGGGTAGGATAGGCCTGGGACAATTGCCGATCCCGTCGCCAGCGCTGCTAGACTGA